One genomic window of Streptomyces sp. NBC_01498 includes the following:
- a CDS encoding ABC transporter permease: protein MTTALDKPAPENPENANSAKNADSPESHGAPGAPEARSARSLVDAVLRAREIAIGGALALLILATWLANPGFLDDQGVKDLLLNSSILVLLAVGQSVVVLTRNIDLSVGSVVGLTAFACGHFVSGTDHGPLTVVLLGIGLGTLCGLVSGALVSFGRVPALVVTLGMLYIIQGVDHAWAHGEQISAVDLPDGVLSLGSGSVLGIPYLPLISAAVLAATGYFLRTYRAGRELYAIGSSPEAARLAGIPVRRRILAAYAFSGAVAGFAGALWLARFGTVVADAANGWELTVVSAVVVGGVAITGGTGTVWGAALGALLLTTIGSALVVLKVDSFWQQALTGILLLAALTTDRVLQVRTTSALRKRGRR from the coding sequence ATGACCACCGCCCTCGACAAACCCGCCCCGGAGAACCCGGAGAACGCCAACAGCGCGAAGAACGCGGACTCCCCGGAGAGCCACGGCGCCCCCGGGGCCCCGGAGGCCCGGTCGGCCCGTTCCCTGGTGGACGCCGTCCTCCGGGCGCGGGAGATCGCGATCGGCGGCGCGCTGGCGCTGCTGATCCTCGCCACCTGGCTCGCCAACCCCGGCTTCCTGGACGACCAGGGCGTCAAGGACCTGCTCCTCAACTCCTCGATCCTGGTCCTGCTCGCCGTCGGCCAGTCCGTCGTCGTGCTGACCCGCAACATCGACCTGTCGGTCGGCTCGGTGGTCGGTCTCACCGCCTTCGCCTGCGGCCACTTCGTCTCCGGCACCGACCACGGCCCGCTCACCGTCGTCCTGCTGGGCATCGGGCTCGGCACCCTGTGCGGGCTGGTCAGCGGCGCGCTGGTCAGCTTCGGCCGGGTGCCCGCGCTGGTGGTGACGCTCGGGATGCTCTACATCATCCAGGGCGTCGACCACGCCTGGGCGCACGGCGAGCAGATCAGCGCCGTCGACCTCCCCGACGGGGTCCTCTCCCTCGGCTCCGGCAGCGTCCTCGGGATCCCGTACCTGCCGCTGATCTCGGCCGCCGTGCTCGCCGCGACCGGCTACTTCCTGCGTACCTACCGCGCCGGACGTGAGCTGTACGCGATCGGGTCGAGCCCGGAGGCCGCGCGGCTGGCGGGCATTCCCGTACGGCGCCGGATCCTGGCCGCGTACGCCTTCTCCGGCGCGGTCGCGGGCTTCGCCGGGGCGCTGTGGCTGGCCCGGTTCGGCACCGTCGTCGCGGACGCGGCCAACGGCTGGGAGCTGACCGTCGTCAGCGCCGTGGTCGTCGGCGGTGTCGCCATCACGGGCGGTACGGGCACCGTCTGGGGCGCGGCGCTGGGCGCGCTGCTGCTGACCACCATCGGCAGCGCCCTGGTCGTCCTCAAGGTGGACTCCTTCTGGCAGCAGGCCCTCACCGGGATCCTGCTGCTCGCCGCCCTCACCACCGACCGTGTCCTCCAGGTGCGGACGACCAGCGCGCTCAGGAAGAGGGGCCGACGATGA
- a CDS encoding ABC transporter permease has protein sequence MTTAATPPTTTPPATGSTGAASPTRYLRWDTAVGILLIAVFLAGAGSTGGFATTANLSAALGDISEIALIALPMTLLVVAGQVDLSVASMLGLSSALAGSLWQAGFAFELIVPLCLLTGAVGGLLNGWLVTRVGLPALAVTIGTLTLYRGLASVILGDEAVAGFPEAYARYAAYTETVPGTFVPYPVGLFAVLAVGTAVVLHRTGLGRSLFAIGAQEDAAWFAGIRVKRLKLALFVVSGLVASFAGIVYTLRYGSARADNGLGLELVVIASVLLGGVDFDGGKGTLGGAVAGVLLIGLLTNLLTLNDISNEIQVIVTGLLLVASVLTPRIVAVVAERRHRRTAAEESVPVSAAP, from the coding sequence ATGACAACCGCGGCAACACCCCCGACCACGACACCCCCGGCGACCGGGTCGACGGGGGCGGCCTCACCGACCCGGTATCTGCGCTGGGACACGGCCGTCGGCATTCTGCTGATCGCGGTCTTCCTCGCGGGCGCCGGCAGCACCGGAGGGTTCGCGACCACCGCCAACCTGTCCGCGGCGCTCGGCGACATCTCGGAGATCGCGCTGATCGCCCTCCCGATGACGCTGCTGGTCGTCGCCGGACAGGTCGACCTCTCGGTGGCCTCGATGCTGGGGCTGTCCAGCGCGCTCGCGGGCTCGCTCTGGCAGGCGGGCTTCGCCTTCGAACTCATCGTGCCCCTCTGCCTGTTGACGGGCGCGGTCGGCGGCCTGCTGAACGGCTGGCTCGTCACCCGGGTCGGGCTGCCCGCGCTGGCCGTCACCATCGGCACGCTCACCCTCTACCGGGGGCTGGCATCGGTGATCCTCGGGGACGAGGCGGTGGCCGGTTTCCCGGAGGCGTACGCGCGGTACGCGGCGTACACGGAGACGGTGCCCGGCACGTTCGTCCCGTATCCGGTCGGGCTGTTCGCGGTGCTCGCCGTCGGTACGGCGGTCGTGCTGCACCGCACGGGTCTCGGCCGCTCGCTGTTCGCGATCGGCGCGCAGGAGGACGCCGCGTGGTTCGCGGGCATCCGGGTCAAGCGGCTGAAGCTGGCGCTGTTCGTGGTGTCCGGTCTCGTCGCGTCGTTCGCCGGGATCGTCTACACGCTGCGCTACGGCAGCGCACGCGCCGACAACGGGCTCGGTCTGGAACTGGTCGTCATCGCCTCGGTGCTGCTCGGCGGCGTCGACTTCGACGGCGGCAAGGGCACGCTCGGCGGCGCCGTCGCGGGTGTGCTGCTGATCGGGCTCCTCACCAATCTGCTCACCCTCAACGACATCTCCAACGAGATCCAGGTGATCGTGACCGGTCTGCTGCTGGTCGCCTCCGTGCTGACCCCCCGGATCGTGGCGGTGGTCGCCGAACGCCGGCACCGGCGCACGGCGGCCGAGGAGTCCGTCCCGGTCTCCGCCGCGCCCTGA
- the rhaS gene encoding rhamnose ABC transporter substrate-binding protein, which translates to MPSQARTRSGASATASAALLCALTLAVSGCSGTTKDSVKDDSPAKSAGARANPDAPLKKGLKIAFLPKQINNPYEKIVDDAGIAAAREIGATGKEVGPSNAKASSQVSYINTLIQQRQDAILIAANDPHAVCGPLKQAMRQDIKVVAYDSDTAKDCRQLFINQASSEEIGRSQVRNIAAQLGNKGEIAILSATQNATNQNTWIEFMKDELTKPAYRDMKLVKVAYGDDQDQKSFQETQGLLKAYPDLKGIISPTTVGIAAAARYIGGSAYKGKVVLNGLGTPNQMRAYIENGTLEQFSLWDPKKLGHLGTYAAAALASGQITGAEGETFQAGELGEYTVGKDGEVILGPPTVFDAKNIGDFDF; encoded by the coding sequence ATGCCGTCACAGGCCCGTACCCGAAGCGGTGCGTCCGCCACCGCGTCCGCCGCGCTGCTCTGTGCCCTGACGCTCGCCGTGTCCGGCTGCTCGGGCACCACCAAGGACTCCGTCAAGGACGACTCCCCCGCCAAGTCGGCCGGGGCCAGGGCGAATCCGGACGCCCCGCTGAAGAAGGGTCTGAAGATCGCCTTCCTGCCCAAGCAGATCAACAACCCGTACGAGAAGATCGTGGACGACGCGGGTATCGCCGCCGCCCGGGAGATCGGCGCCACCGGCAAGGAGGTCGGGCCCTCCAACGCGAAGGCGTCGTCCCAGGTGTCGTACATCAACACCCTGATCCAGCAGCGGCAGGACGCGATCCTCATCGCGGCGAACGACCCCCACGCGGTGTGCGGCCCGCTGAAGCAGGCGATGCGGCAGGACATCAAGGTGGTGGCGTACGACTCCGACACCGCGAAGGACTGCCGGCAGCTGTTCATCAACCAGGCCAGCTCCGAGGAGATCGGCCGCAGCCAGGTCCGCAACATCGCCGCGCAGCTCGGCAACAAGGGCGAGATCGCCATCCTGTCGGCGACGCAGAACGCGACGAACCAGAACACCTGGATCGAGTTCATGAAGGACGAGCTGACGAAGCCCGCGTACCGGGACATGAAGCTGGTGAAGGTCGCGTACGGCGACGACCAGGACCAGAAGTCGTTCCAGGAGACGCAGGGGCTGCTGAAGGCGTATCCGGATCTCAAGGGGATCATCTCGCCGACGACGGTCGGCATCGCGGCGGCGGCCCGCTACATCGGCGGCTCGGCCTACAAGGGCAAGGTCGTCCTGAACGGTCTGGGCACGCCCAACCAGATGCGCGCGTACATCGAGAACGGCACCCTCGAACAGTTCTCGCTGTGGGACCCGAAGAAGCTCGGCCACCTCGGTACGTACGCGGCGGCGGCGCTGGCGTCCGGGCAGATCACCGGGGCCGAGGGCGAGACGTTCCAGGCCGGTGAGCTGGGCGAGTACACGGTCGGCAAGGACGGCGAGGTCATCCTCGGCCCGCCGACGGTGTTCGACGCGAAGAACATCGGCGACTTCGACTTCTGA
- a CDS encoding LacI family DNA-binding transcriptional regulator, with product MAQSVGIKDVARVAGVSVGTVSNVINRPDSVAEETRARVLSTIERLGYVRSESARHLRAGRSRIIALLVLDMANPFFVDVATGAERVARVSGLGVMLCNSAQSSSEEAVYLGLFSEQRVRGVLITPADGTGRNLESFRRQDIPFVFVDRVVPSTEGCSVSVDDVTGGALAVRHLLAQGHTDIAYVSGPLQLAQCRDRRAGALLALEEAGLPADRLRVVEAARLDVPAGRDSGARLLGLHSRPSAVFCANDLLALGVLQSMYGAGVAVPDEMALVGYDDIEFASAAAVPLTSVRQPAARMGQLAAELLIEETGESAAGHRHQRIVLQPELVVRESSMPRSAGGHGSRV from the coding sequence ATGGCGCAATCGGTGGGTATCAAGGACGTCGCGCGGGTGGCGGGCGTCTCGGTCGGCACGGTGTCGAACGTGATCAACCGGCCGGACTCCGTCGCCGAGGAGACACGGGCGAGGGTGCTGTCCACCATCGAGCGGCTGGGCTACGTACGGAGCGAGTCGGCCCGCCATCTGCGGGCGGGGCGCAGCCGCATCATCGCGCTGCTGGTGCTGGACATGGCCAACCCGTTCTTCGTGGACGTGGCGACCGGTGCCGAGCGCGTGGCGCGGGTGTCGGGGCTGGGCGTGATGCTCTGCAACAGCGCGCAGAGCAGCAGCGAGGAGGCCGTGTATCTGGGGCTGTTCAGTGAGCAGCGGGTGCGCGGGGTGCTGATCACCCCGGCCGACGGGACGGGCCGCAATCTGGAGAGCTTCCGGCGGCAGGACATCCCGTTCGTGTTCGTGGACCGGGTGGTGCCGAGCACCGAGGGCTGTTCGGTGTCGGTGGACGACGTGACGGGCGGGGCGCTGGCCGTGCGGCATCTGCTGGCGCAGGGGCACACCGACATCGCGTACGTGTCGGGGCCGCTTCAGCTGGCGCAGTGCCGGGACCGGCGGGCGGGCGCGCTGCTGGCGCTGGAGGAGGCCGGGCTGCCGGCCGACCGGCTGCGGGTGGTGGAGGCGGCGCGGCTGGACGTGCCGGCGGGGCGGGACTCCGGGGCGCGGCTGCTGGGGCTGCACAGCCGGCCGAGCGCGGTGTTCTGTGCGAACGATCTGCTGGCGCTGGGGGTGCTCCAGTCGATGTACGGGGCGGGGGTGGCCGTGCCGGACGAGATGGCGCTCGTGGGGTACGACGACATCGAGTTCGCGTCGGCCGCCGCCGTGCCGCTCACGTCGGTGCGTCAGCCGGCGGCGCGGATGGGGCAGCTGGCGGCGGAGTTGCTGATCGAGGAGACCGGTGAGTCGGCGGCCGGGCACCGGCATCAACGGATCGTTCTCCAGCCGGAGTTGGTGGTGCGGGAGTCCTCGATGCCGCGTTCGGCGGGCGGTCACGGGTCTCGCGTGTGA
- a CDS encoding family 78 glycoside hydrolase catalytic domain encodes MKRFNQRGARMGMGWTRRGLLGTSLVGAGTGIVSLAGSPAASAATPEEGPARGGARGLRVVTTTVEYARYLLGTDDPTPLLSWESAADGHGAGQRAYQLRAATDPRDLARGRRLLWDTGRTDSARSVAVPYGGPALPPRTRCHWQVRVWDTSGRVSDWSPAGWWETALGDERWGATWIGADAPADPLTPDGAAWIWSEGATTGGAPTGPRWFRAALDLPAGATVAHAALVATADDDFTLHLDGAEAAHAPEQTDGWRTGRTADVTDAVKAAGRRIVLAAVATNRGGASVNPAGLLVRLVVATADGGSHELRTDGRWLTSGTEQQGWRESDFDDSGWTPATVLAPYGQGPWGDGVSVSAPEAPAPLLRREFTVPKPVTRARLYLTGLAYYVAELNGERIGEQVLDPGFTDYDETVLYAVHDVTSLLRRGDNALGVTLGRGFYGMTTPNVWNWHRPPWHGEPRLLCRLEADHPDGSRTTVVSDADWRMTEGPTLTNSLYAGETYDARRAPDGWTRPGFDDRDWRAARAQPAPRGALRAQPHDPIEIIDTVTPTGISELRPGVYVVDMGRTTAGWTRLTVEAPAGTTVSLTHGEKLKDDGSVHAETGHVPGRFQRDEYICAGGTEPEVWEPSFSYKGFRYVQIEGLPARPAPADVLGRTVHTPVDEVSSFACSEPFYEQLDRAMRRTLLNNLHGIPTDTPMYEKNGWTGDAQLGAPTLAYAFGVHRFLAKWLDDLRDSQNPDGQLPVIVPSGGWGYGDLGPSPEWTTVYPFLVREMYRVYGDDRIARRHWPVLTRYLDWELDRLVDGLAVTALGDYLPPGYGGNPPEDTRLTATAYLHRALVATAEMGHLIGHDDTARRYRTAADGLKDALNATFLGDAGHYRTAKDPGYRQTSNAIPLAFGLVPAGARASVVDSLVADITARGNHLNTGALGTSVLLRVLCAHGHPDIAHAVATQRTYPSWGHWFANGADTMWEMWQLDSRSRDHYFQGTVAQWLYENVAGLRPGDDGYRTFTVRPDARTGVNWARTSIRTVRGTASVDWSGVGRDLRLTVGVPVGSDAEIHVPAGPGDTVTAPKGTTFVRTEPGFQVHRAGHGTWDFVSRS; translated from the coding sequence ATGAAACGATTCAATCAAAGGGGCGCGCGCATGGGCATGGGCTGGACTCGCAGAGGTCTCCTGGGCACCTCCCTGGTGGGCGCGGGCACCGGAATCGTCTCGCTCGCCGGGAGCCCGGCCGCCTCGGCCGCCACCCCCGAGGAGGGGCCCGCGCGCGGCGGCGCCCGGGGGCTGCGGGTCGTCACCACGACCGTCGAGTACGCGCGGTACCTCCTCGGCACCGACGACCCCACCCCGCTCCTCTCCTGGGAGTCGGCGGCCGACGGCCACGGCGCCGGGCAGCGCGCGTACCAGCTCAGAGCCGCCACCGACCCCCGGGACCTCGCACGCGGACGCCGGCTCCTGTGGGACACCGGGAGGACGGACTCCGCCCGCAGCGTCGCCGTCCCCTACGGCGGGCCCGCGCTGCCGCCCCGTACCCGCTGCCACTGGCAGGTCCGCGTCTGGGACACCTCCGGCCGGGTCTCGGACTGGAGCCCGGCCGGCTGGTGGGAGACCGCACTCGGCGACGAACGCTGGGGCGCCACCTGGATCGGCGCCGACGCCCCCGCCGACCCGCTGACCCCCGACGGCGCCGCCTGGATCTGGTCCGAGGGCGCCACCACGGGCGGCGCCCCCACCGGGCCCCGCTGGTTCCGCGCCGCACTCGACCTCCCGGCCGGCGCGACCGTCGCGCACGCGGCCCTCGTCGCCACCGCCGACGACGACTTCACCCTCCACCTCGACGGCGCCGAGGCCGCGCACGCCCCGGAACAGACGGACGGCTGGCGCACCGGCAGGACCGCCGACGTCACCGACGCCGTGAAGGCGGCCGGGCGCCGTATCGTCCTCGCCGCCGTCGCCACCAATCGCGGCGGCGCCTCCGTCAACCCGGCCGGACTCCTCGTCCGCCTCGTCGTCGCGACCGCCGACGGCGGGAGCCACGAACTGCGCACCGACGGCCGCTGGCTGACCTCCGGCACCGAACAACAGGGCTGGCGGGAAAGCGACTTCGACGACAGCGGCTGGACACCCGCCACCGTCCTCGCCCCCTACGGCCAGGGCCCCTGGGGCGACGGCGTGTCCGTCTCCGCGCCCGAGGCGCCCGCGCCCCTGCTGCGCCGCGAGTTCACCGTACCGAAACCCGTCACCCGAGCCCGCCTCTACCTCACCGGACTCGCCTACTACGTCGCCGAGTTGAACGGCGAGCGGATCGGCGAACAGGTCCTCGACCCCGGCTTCACCGACTACGACGAGACCGTCCTGTACGCCGTGCACGACGTGACGTCCCTGCTGCGCCGGGGTGACAACGCCCTCGGCGTCACCCTCGGCCGCGGCTTCTACGGCATGACCACCCCCAACGTGTGGAACTGGCACCGGCCCCCGTGGCACGGCGAACCACGCCTGCTGTGCCGGCTGGAGGCCGACCACCCCGACGGCTCCCGCACCACCGTCGTCTCCGACGCCGACTGGCGCATGACCGAGGGCCCCACCCTCACCAACTCCCTCTACGCCGGGGAGACGTACGACGCGCGACGCGCCCCCGACGGCTGGACCCGGCCCGGTTTCGACGACCGCGACTGGCGTGCCGCGCGCGCCCAGCCGGCGCCCAGGGGCGCCCTGCGCGCCCAGCCGCACGACCCCATCGAGATCATCGACACCGTCACCCCCACCGGCATCAGTGAACTGCGCCCCGGTGTCTATGTGGTCGACATGGGCCGCACCACCGCCGGCTGGACCCGGCTGACCGTCGAAGCCCCCGCCGGCACGACGGTCTCCCTCACCCACGGCGAGAAACTCAAGGACGACGGCAGCGTCCACGCCGAGACCGGCCACGTCCCCGGCCGCTTCCAGCGCGACGAGTACATCTGCGCGGGCGGCACGGAACCCGAGGTCTGGGAACCGTCGTTCTCCTACAAGGGCTTCCGCTACGTCCAGATCGAGGGCCTGCCCGCCCGCCCCGCGCCCGCCGACGTACTCGGCCGCACCGTCCACACCCCGGTCGACGAGGTCAGCTCGTTCGCCTGCTCCGAGCCGTTCTACGAACAACTCGACCGCGCCATGCGCCGCACCCTCCTCAACAACCTGCACGGCATCCCCACCGACACCCCCATGTACGAGAAGAACGGCTGGACCGGCGACGCCCAGCTCGGCGCGCCCACCCTCGCCTACGCGTTCGGCGTCCACCGCTTCCTCGCCAAGTGGCTGGACGACCTGAGGGACAGTCAGAACCCGGACGGGCAGCTGCCGGTGATCGTCCCCAGCGGCGGCTGGGGCTACGGCGACCTCGGCCCGTCACCGGAGTGGACCACCGTCTACCCGTTCCTGGTCCGCGAGATGTACCGGGTGTACGGCGACGACCGGATCGCCCGGCGCCACTGGCCGGTGCTGACCCGCTATCTGGACTGGGAGCTGGACCGATTGGTGGACGGTCTCGCCGTCACCGCCCTCGGCGACTACCTGCCGCCCGGCTACGGCGGCAACCCGCCCGAGGACACCCGGCTCACCGCCACCGCCTATCTGCACCGCGCCCTGGTCGCCACCGCCGAGATGGGACACCTCATCGGCCACGACGACACGGCGCGGCGCTACCGCACGGCGGCCGACGGACTCAAGGACGCCCTCAACGCCACGTTCCTGGGCGACGCCGGGCACTACCGCACGGCGAAGGACCCCGGCTACCGGCAGACCTCCAACGCGATCCCGCTCGCCTTCGGCCTGGTCCCCGCCGGAGCCCGCGCCTCCGTCGTGGACAGCCTCGTCGCCGACATCACCGCACGCGGCAACCACCTCAACACCGGCGCCCTCGGCACCAGCGTCCTGCTGCGCGTCCTGTGCGCCCACGGCCACCCGGACATCGCCCACGCGGTCGCCACCCAGCGCACGTACCCGAGCTGGGGCCACTGGTTCGCCAACGGCGCCGACACCATGTGGGAGATGTGGCAGCTCGACTCCCGCTCCCGCGACCACTACTTCCAGGGCACCGTCGCCCAGTGGCTGTACGAGAACGTCGCGGGCCTGCGCCCCGGCGACGACGGCTACCGCACCTTCACCGTCCGCCCCGACGCCCGCACCGGCGTCAACTGGGCCCGTACGTCCATCCGTACGGTGCGGGGGACGGCCTCCGTCGACTGGTCCGGGGTCGGCCGTGACCTGCGGCTGACGGTGGGCGTGCCGGTCGGGTCCGACGCCGAGATCCACGTGCCCGCCGGACCCGGCGACACGGTGACCGCGCCCAAGGGCACCACCTTCGTCCGCACCGAGCCCGGCTTCCAGGTCCACCGCGCCGGACACGGCACCTGGGACTTCGTCAGCCGGTCCTGA
- a CDS encoding discoidin domain-containing protein: MTPPPRHRRLFRRGVSASLSATLALATAVAGTAVAVVVSAAPAAMAAGVPAPSPIGVPGRGATVPFVEHEAEYAATNGTLIGPNRLYGTLPSEASGRQAVTLDAVGEYVEFTLTKPANAMTFRYSLPDNPAGTGRDAGIDVRVNGNQLKNVPVTSKYGWYYGGYPFNNNPGDTNPHHFYDETRTMFGSTLATGTKVRLQVSSTAQSPTFTIDLADFEQVEAPKAKPSGALDVVTDFGADPTGAADSTAKFQAAVAAGQAQNRTVYIPQGSYEIRDHIVVDKVTLAGAGPWYSVLKGRHPTDRSKAVGVYGKYANQGGSSDVTLKDFAIIGDIRERVDNDQVNAIGGALSNSVIDNIWMQHTKCGVWVDGPMNNLTIKNSRILDQTADGVNFHYGVTNSTVTNTFVRNTGDDGLAMWAENIPNVNNKFTFNTVILPILANNIVTYGGKDITISDNVMSDTITNGGGLHIANRYPGVNSGQGTAVSGTHTAARNTLIRAGNNDFNWQFGVGAVWFSGLNEPINNATINITDTEILDSSYAAIHLIEGATNGLNFKNVKIDGAGTYALQIQAPGRATFENVKATNIAQSNKIHNCVGAGFQITQVGSGNSGWYSNPPACTGVWPAPQWTNGGVPGGGPGPEEPEEPGEPEEPGDEGNLAQGRPVTATGQAQTYGPGNAVDGNANSYWESTNNAFPQSITVDLGAAKNVDRLVLKLPPASAWATRTQTLSVSGSTDNSAYSTLKPSAGVTFNPSSGNTATVILPGTATRYVRVTVTGNTGWPAAQLSELEVYND, encoded by the coding sequence GTGACACCTCCCCCAAGACACCGCCGCCTGTTCCGCCGCGGTGTGTCCGCCTCCCTCTCCGCCACCCTGGCCCTCGCGACGGCGGTGGCCGGCACGGCCGTCGCCGTCGTCGTGTCCGCCGCTCCGGCGGCCATGGCCGCCGGAGTCCCCGCCCCCTCCCCCATCGGTGTCCCCGGCCGGGGCGCCACCGTGCCCTTCGTGGAGCACGAGGCCGAGTACGCCGCCACCAACGGCACCCTGATCGGCCCCAACCGGCTGTACGGAACGCTCCCCTCGGAGGCTTCCGGACGGCAGGCCGTGACGCTCGACGCGGTCGGTGAGTACGTGGAGTTCACCCTCACCAAGCCGGCCAACGCCATGACCTTCCGCTACTCGCTGCCCGACAACCCCGCGGGAACCGGCCGGGACGCCGGGATCGACGTACGGGTCAACGGCAACCAGCTCAAGAACGTACCCGTGACCTCCAAGTACGGCTGGTACTACGGCGGTTACCCGTTCAACAACAACCCGGGCGACACCAACCCGCACCACTTCTACGACGAGACGCGCACCATGTTCGGCTCGACCCTGGCGACCGGAACCAAGGTCCGGCTCCAGGTGTCGTCCACCGCGCAGTCGCCGACGTTCACCATCGACCTCGCCGACTTCGAGCAGGTCGAGGCGCCGAAGGCGAAGCCCTCCGGGGCGCTCGACGTGGTGACCGACTTCGGGGCCGACCCGACCGGTGCCGCCGACTCCACCGCCAAGTTCCAGGCGGCGGTGGCCGCCGGGCAGGCGCAGAACCGTACGGTCTACATTCCGCAGGGCAGCTACGAGATCCGCGACCACATCGTGGTCGACAAGGTCACGCTCGCCGGAGCCGGCCCCTGGTACAGCGTGCTGAAGGGCCGTCACCCCACGGACCGCAGCAAGGCGGTGGGCGTCTACGGCAAGTACGCCAACCAGGGCGGCAGCAGCGATGTCACCCTCAAGGACTTCGCCATCATCGGCGACATCCGGGAGCGGGTGGACAACGACCAGGTCAACGCGATCGGTGGCGCGCTGTCCAACTCGGTCATCGACAACATCTGGATGCAGCACACCAAGTGCGGTGTCTGGGTGGACGGTCCGATGAACAACCTCACCATCAAGAACAGCCGCATCCTGGACCAGACGGCCGACGGCGTGAACTTCCACTACGGCGTCACCAACTCCACCGTCACCAACACCTTCGTGCGCAACACCGGTGACGACGGTCTGGCCATGTGGGCGGAGAACATCCCGAACGTGAACAACAAGTTCACGTTCAACACGGTGATCCTGCCGATCCTGGCGAACAACATCGTCACGTACGGCGGCAAGGACATCACCATCTCCGACAACGTCATGTCGGACACCATCACCAACGGCGGCGGGCTGCACATCGCCAACCGTTACCCGGGCGTCAACTCGGGCCAGGGCACGGCGGTCTCCGGCACCCACACCGCCGCGCGCAACACCCTGATCCGGGCCGGGAACAACGACTTCAACTGGCAGTTCGGCGTCGGCGCGGTGTGGTTCAGCGGGCTCAACGAACCGATCAACAACGCCACGATCAACATCACCGACACCGAGATCCTCGACAGCTCCTACGCCGCGATCCATCTGATCGAGGGCGCGACGAACGGGCTGAACTTCAAGAACGTCAAGATCGACGGCGCGGGCACCTACGCGCTCCAGATCCAGGCACCGGGCCGGGCGACCTTCGAGAACGTCAAGGCCACCAACATCGCCCAGTCCAACAAGATCCACAACTGTGTGGGCGCGGGATTCCAGATCACCCAGGTCGGCAGCGGCAACTCCGGCTGGTACTCCAACCCGCCCGCCTGCACCGGCGTATGGCCGGCGCCGCAGTGGACCAACGGCGGTGTGCCCGGCGGCGGCCCCGGACCGGAGGAGCCGGAGGAGCCCGGGGAGCCGGAGGAGCCCGGTGACGAGGGCAACCTCGCGCAGGGCCGCCCGGTCACCGCGACCGGGCAGGCGCAGACGTACGGTCCCGGCAACGCCGTCGACGGCAACGCGAACTCCTACTGGGAGAGCACCAACAACGCCTTCCCGCAGTCCATCACCGTGGACCTGGGCGCGGCGAAGAACGTCGACCGGCTGGTGCTGAAGCTGCCGCCGGCCTCGGCGTGGGCGACGCGCACCCAGACCCTCAGTGTCTCGGGCAGCACCGACAACTCCGCGTACAGCACGCTCAAGCCGTCGGCGGGCGTCACGTTCAACCCGTCGAGCGGCAACACGGCCACCGTCATCCTGCCCGGGACGGCGACCCGTTACGTCCGGGTGACCGTCACCGGCAACACCGGCTGGCCGGCCGCCCAGCTCTCCGAACTGGAGGTCTACAACGACTGA
- a CDS encoding cupin domain-containing protein: MTSRTGPSTDSGTGEGFAGLPGAVAVSHLTVYDWEAADGLRGGTPHLHLTCSEGYAVTAGRGAVQTLATEGFASTPLEPGALVWFTPGTVHRLVNEGGLRLVVLMQNNGLPEAGDAVLTLPPEHLADPETYARAVRIPEGAEAEREAFARSRRDLAVEGFTTLRAAWDAGDGKPLLDFHRAAGALVRSRLADWRARWEAGAARAARETGVQLGRLAEGDVSHLADARTRSRLPHARGVFGMCGRLDTYVV; this comes from the coding sequence ATGACGTCCCGCACCGGACCGTCCACCGACAGCGGCACCGGTGAGGGGTTCGCCGGACTGCCCGGCGCCGTCGCCGTCTCGCACCTGACCGTGTACGACTGGGAGGCCGCCGACGGGCTGCGCGGCGGCACCCCGCATCTTCATCTGACCTGCTCGGAGGGGTACGCGGTGACCGCCGGGCGCGGCGCCGTGCAGACCCTTGCCACCGAGGGTTTCGCGAGTACGCCGCTGGAGCCGGGCGCCCTGGTCTGGTTCACCCCGGGCACCGTCCACCGGCTCGTCAACGAGGGCGGTCTGCGGCTCGTCGTCCTGATGCAGAACAACGGACTGCCCGAGGCCGGGGACGCCGTGCTCACCCTGCCGCCGGAGCATCTGGCCGACCCGGAGACGTACGCGCGTGCCGTACGGATTCCCGAGGGCGCCGAGGCGGAGCGGGAGGCGTTCGCCCGGAGCCGGCGGGACCTGGCCGTGGAGGGGTTCACGACGCTGCGCGCGGCGTGGGACGCCGGGGACGGGAAGCCGCTGCTGGACTTCCACCGGGCGGCGGGCGCCCTGGTGCGGTCGAGGCTGGCGGACTGGCGGGCGCGCTGGGAGGCGGGCGCCGCGCGGGCCGCGCGGGAGACCGGGGTTCAGCTCGGCCGGCTCGCCGAGGGGGACGTGTCGCATCTGGCCGACGCGCGGACACGGTCCCGACTGCCGCACGCGCGCGGGGTGTTCGGGATGTGCGGGCGGCTCGACACGTACGTGGTGTGA